One Triticum dicoccoides isolate Atlit2015 ecotype Zavitan chromosome 5B, WEW_v2.0, whole genome shotgun sequence genomic window carries:
- the LOC119311739 gene encoding F-box/LRR-repeat protein 17-like isoform X4, producing MSSSSSLPAKPPPPPRPKTRGSYNCGRCGQPKKGHVCNLPSPAAADGGAAPPSPSPSSSGGDTRLRRALSFDEPSSPEKKPRPDHDGRTMELGGRAVPVDLVVEVLRQLGPRGVLDAAAVSRAWRDCADRVWRVAEELRLRPAAAGLLGALLPRCAALSRLVLHMESAVDATMLSCLAFSCSSLETLEITMADKAINNMTGEELSRLVSEKHSLSILKIGGCSNLGFLNLSSSSLNVLWLSDLCSLSESVISCPNMSELSLCFTQQSSECTDLVSLMDGLGRSCPNLRNLHISSIQLSNEAVSALEGANLRGLCMLSLILGSKMTDAAVASIVRSCASLELLDLSGSSISDSGVGMICKAFPHTLSRLLLALCPNITTCGIQAATAQLPLLQLMDCGMSLRSNLQNEKQGAYFGEINGRIRLCPKLPTLKKQPMRQKLIIKHDNLKKLSLWGCSAIDALYVKCPELIDLNLNTCTNLHPERLLLQCPNLKNVHAFGCQDMLIGAIKNQVYRPKQHT from the exons atgtcctcctcctcctcgctgcccgccaagccgcccccgccgccgcgccccaagACGCGGGGCAGCTACAACTGCGGCCGATGCGGCCAGCCCAAGAAGGGCCACGTCTGCAACCTCCCCTCCCCGGCcgccgccgacggcggcgccgcgcccccctccccgtcgccctcctcctccggcggggacacccgcctccgccgcgcccTCTCCTTCGACGAGCCCTCCTCCCCCGAGAAGAAGCCCAGGCCCGACCATGACGGCCGCACCATGGAGCTGGGCGGCCGGGCCGTGCCGGTGGACCTCGTCGTCGAGGTGCTGCGCCAGCTCGGCCCCAGGGGCGtcctcgacgccgccgccgtcaGCCGCGCCTGGCGCGACTGCGCCGACCGGGTCTGGCGCGTCGCCGAGGAGCTCCGCCTCCGCCCGGCCGCCGCCGGCCTCCTCGGCGCGCTGCTCCCCCGCTGCGCCGCGCTCTCGCGCCTCGTCCTCCACATGGAAAG TGCTGTTGATGCCACCATGCTGTCATGTCTTGCATTTTCCTGTTCAAGTTTGGAAACTCTGGAGATCACCATGGCCGACAAGGCAATCAACAATATGACTGG AGAGGAGCTAAGTCGACTTGTTTCAGAGAAGCATTCTCTCTCAATTCTCAAAATCGGTGGCTGCTCTAATCTTGGTTTTCTTAATCTAAGCTCTTCAAGCCTTAATGTTCTTTGGCTATCAGATCTTTGCTCCCTTTCGGAATCG GTCATAAGCTGCCCTAATATGAGCGAGCTCTCCCTGTGTTTCACACAACAAAGTTCGGAATGTACTGACCTGGTTAGTTTGATGGATGGCCTGGGCCGATCGTGCCCTAACTTAAGAAATTTGCACATATCATCAATTCAACTATCTAATGAAGCTGTGTCCGCTCTAGAGGGTGCCAACCTCAG GGGCTTGTGCATGCTATCCTTGATTCTCGGTTCAAAAATGACAGATGCAGCTGTTGCATCTATCGTCAGATCTTGTGCAAGCTTGGAATTGCTTGATTTAAGTGG ATCTAGCATCAGTGATAGTGGTGTTGGTATGATCTGCAAGGCGTTCCCTCATACTTTATCGAGGCTGCTCCTTGCTCTCTGCCCAAATATTACTACAT GTGGGATCCAGGCTGCAACAGCACAATTGCCACTTCTTCAGCTCATGGACTGTGGAATGAGCTTACGTTCTAACTTGCAGAATGAAAAACAGGGGGCTTATTTTGGTGAGATCAATGGAAGGATTAGATTGTGCCCAAAATTACCCACCTTAAAAAAGCAACCTATGCGCCAAAAGCTGATCATAAAGCATGATAATTTGAAGAAGCTCAGTCTATGGGGCTGTTCAGCAATAGAT GCTTTGTATGTGAAATGCCCAGAGTTGATTGATCTGAACCTCAACACTTGTACAAATCTACACCCAG AGCGGCTGCTACTTCAGTGCCCAAATCTGAAGAATGTACATGCATTTGGATGCCAAGATATGTTGATTGGTGCAATAAAAAACCAG
- the LOC119311739 gene encoding F-box/LRR-repeat protein 17-like isoform X3: MSSSSSLPAKPPPPPRPKTRGSYNCGRCGQPKKGHVCNLPSPAAADGGAAPPSPSPSSSGGDTRLRRALSFDEPSSPEKKPRPDHDGRTMELGGRAVPVDLVVEVLRQLGPRGVLDAAAVSRAWRDCADRVWRVAEELRLRPAAAGLLGALLPRCAALSRLVLHMESAVDATMLSCLAFSCSSLETLEITMADKAINNMTGEELSRLVSEKHSLSILKIGGCSNLGFLNLSSSSLNVLWLSDLCSLSESVISCPNMSELSLCFTQQSSECTDLVSLMDGLGRSCPNLRNLHISSIQLSNEAVSALEGANLRGLCMLSLILGSKMTDAAVASIVRSCASLELLDLSGSSISDSGVGMICKAFPHTLSRLLLALCPNITTCGIQAATAQLPLLQLMDCGMSLRSNLQNEKQGAYFGEINGRIRLCPKLPTLKKQPMRQKLIIKHDNLKKLSLWGCSAIDALYVKCPELIDLNLNTCTNLHPERLLLQCPNLKNVHAFGCQDMLIGAIKNQLNHIFHASG; encoded by the exons atgtcctcctcctcctcgctgcccgccaagccgcccccgccgccgcgccccaagACGCGGGGCAGCTACAACTGCGGCCGATGCGGCCAGCCCAAGAAGGGCCACGTCTGCAACCTCCCCTCCCCGGCcgccgccgacggcggcgccgcgcccccctccccgtcgccctcctcctccggcggggacacccgcctccgccgcgcccTCTCCTTCGACGAGCCCTCCTCCCCCGAGAAGAAGCCCAGGCCCGACCATGACGGCCGCACCATGGAGCTGGGCGGCCGGGCCGTGCCGGTGGACCTCGTCGTCGAGGTGCTGCGCCAGCTCGGCCCCAGGGGCGtcctcgacgccgccgccgtcaGCCGCGCCTGGCGCGACTGCGCCGACCGGGTCTGGCGCGTCGCCGAGGAGCTCCGCCTCCGCCCGGCCGCCGCCGGCCTCCTCGGCGCGCTGCTCCCCCGCTGCGCCGCGCTCTCGCGCCTCGTCCTCCACATGGAAAG TGCTGTTGATGCCACCATGCTGTCATGTCTTGCATTTTCCTGTTCAAGTTTGGAAACTCTGGAGATCACCATGGCCGACAAGGCAATCAACAATATGACTGG AGAGGAGCTAAGTCGACTTGTTTCAGAGAAGCATTCTCTCTCAATTCTCAAAATCGGTGGCTGCTCTAATCTTGGTTTTCTTAATCTAAGCTCTTCAAGCCTTAATGTTCTTTGGCTATCAGATCTTTGCTCCCTTTCGGAATCG GTCATAAGCTGCCCTAATATGAGCGAGCTCTCCCTGTGTTTCACACAACAAAGTTCGGAATGTACTGACCTGGTTAGTTTGATGGATGGCCTGGGCCGATCGTGCCCTAACTTAAGAAATTTGCACATATCATCAATTCAACTATCTAATGAAGCTGTGTCCGCTCTAGAGGGTGCCAACCTCAG GGGCTTGTGCATGCTATCCTTGATTCTCGGTTCAAAAATGACAGATGCAGCTGTTGCATCTATCGTCAGATCTTGTGCAAGCTTGGAATTGCTTGATTTAAGTGG ATCTAGCATCAGTGATAGTGGTGTTGGTATGATCTGCAAGGCGTTCCCTCATACTTTATCGAGGCTGCTCCTTGCTCTCTGCCCAAATATTACTACAT GTGGGATCCAGGCTGCAACAGCACAATTGCCACTTCTTCAGCTCATGGACTGTGGAATGAGCTTACGTTCTAACTTGCAGAATGAAAAACAGGGGGCTTATTTTGGTGAGATCAATGGAAGGATTAGATTGTGCCCAAAATTACCCACCTTAAAAAAGCAACCTATGCGCCAAAAGCTGATCATAAAGCATGATAATTTGAAGAAGCTCAGTCTATGGGGCTGTTCAGCAATAGAT GCTTTGTATGTGAAATGCCCAGAGTTGATTGATCTGAACCTCAACACTTGTACAAATCTACACCCAG AGCGGCTGCTACTTCAGTGCCCAAATCTGAAGAATGTACATGCATTTGGATGCCAAGATATGTTGATTGGTGCAATAAAAAACCAG
- the LOC119311739 gene encoding F-box/LRR-repeat protein 17-like isoform X2, with product MSSSSSLPAKPPPPPRPKTRGSYNCGRCGQPKKGHVCNLPSPAAADGGAAPPSPSPSSSGGDTRLRRALSFDEPSSPEKKPRPDHDGRTMELGGRAVPVDLVVEVLRQLGPRGVLDAAAVSRAWRDCADRVWRVAEELRLRPAAAGLLGALLPRCAALSRLVLHMESAVDATMLSCLAFSCSSLETLEITMADKAINNMTGEELSRLVSEKHSLSILKIGGCSNLGFLNLSSSSLNVLWLSDLCSLSESVISCPNMSELSLCFTQQSSECTDLVSLMDGLGRSCPNLRNLHISSIQLSNEAVSALEGANLRGLCMLSLILGSKMTDAAVASIVRSCASLELLDLSGSSISDSGVGMICKAFPHTLSRLLLALCPNITTCGIQAATAQLPLLQLMDCGMSLRSNLQNEKQGAYFGEINGRIRLCPKLPTLKKQPMRQKLIIKHDNLKKLSLWGCSAIDALYVKCPELIDLNLNTCTNLHPERLLLQCPNLKNVHAFGCQDMLIGAIKNQKLINRKNLMKQCVSTGV from the exons atgtcctcctcctcctcgctgcccgccaagccgcccccgccgccgcgccccaagACGCGGGGCAGCTACAACTGCGGCCGATGCGGCCAGCCCAAGAAGGGCCACGTCTGCAACCTCCCCTCCCCGGCcgccgccgacggcggcgccgcgcccccctccccgtcgccctcctcctccggcggggacacccgcctccgccgcgcccTCTCCTTCGACGAGCCCTCCTCCCCCGAGAAGAAGCCCAGGCCCGACCATGACGGCCGCACCATGGAGCTGGGCGGCCGGGCCGTGCCGGTGGACCTCGTCGTCGAGGTGCTGCGCCAGCTCGGCCCCAGGGGCGtcctcgacgccgccgccgtcaGCCGCGCCTGGCGCGACTGCGCCGACCGGGTCTGGCGCGTCGCCGAGGAGCTCCGCCTCCGCCCGGCCGCCGCCGGCCTCCTCGGCGCGCTGCTCCCCCGCTGCGCCGCGCTCTCGCGCCTCGTCCTCCACATGGAAAG TGCTGTTGATGCCACCATGCTGTCATGTCTTGCATTTTCCTGTTCAAGTTTGGAAACTCTGGAGATCACCATGGCCGACAAGGCAATCAACAATATGACTGG AGAGGAGCTAAGTCGACTTGTTTCAGAGAAGCATTCTCTCTCAATTCTCAAAATCGGTGGCTGCTCTAATCTTGGTTTTCTTAATCTAAGCTCTTCAAGCCTTAATGTTCTTTGGCTATCAGATCTTTGCTCCCTTTCGGAATCG GTCATAAGCTGCCCTAATATGAGCGAGCTCTCCCTGTGTTTCACACAACAAAGTTCGGAATGTACTGACCTGGTTAGTTTGATGGATGGCCTGGGCCGATCGTGCCCTAACTTAAGAAATTTGCACATATCATCAATTCAACTATCTAATGAAGCTGTGTCCGCTCTAGAGGGTGCCAACCTCAG GGGCTTGTGCATGCTATCCTTGATTCTCGGTTCAAAAATGACAGATGCAGCTGTTGCATCTATCGTCAGATCTTGTGCAAGCTTGGAATTGCTTGATTTAAGTGG ATCTAGCATCAGTGATAGTGGTGTTGGTATGATCTGCAAGGCGTTCCCTCATACTTTATCGAGGCTGCTCCTTGCTCTCTGCCCAAATATTACTACAT GTGGGATCCAGGCTGCAACAGCACAATTGCCACTTCTTCAGCTCATGGACTGTGGAATGAGCTTACGTTCTAACTTGCAGAATGAAAAACAGGGGGCTTATTTTGGTGAGATCAATGGAAGGATTAGATTGTGCCCAAAATTACCCACCTTAAAAAAGCAACCTATGCGCCAAAAGCTGATCATAAAGCATGATAATTTGAAGAAGCTCAGTCTATGGGGCTGTTCAGCAATAGAT GCTTTGTATGTGAAATGCCCAGAGTTGATTGATCTGAACCTCAACACTTGTACAAATCTACACCCAG AGCGGCTGCTACTTCAGTGCCCAAATCTGAAGAATGTACATGCATTTGGATGCCAAGATATGTTGATTGGTGCAATAAAAAACCAG
- the LOC119311739 gene encoding F-box/LRR-repeat protein 17-like isoform X1, giving the protein MSSSSSLPAKPPPPPRPKTRGSYNCGRCGQPKKGHVCNLPSPAAADGGAAPPSPSPSSSGGDTRLRRALSFDEPSSPEKKPRPDHDGRTMELGGRAVPVDLVVEVLRQLGPRGVLDAAAVSRAWRDCADRVWRVAEELRLRPAAAGLLGALLPRCAALSRLVLHMESAVDATMLSCLAFSCSSLETLEITMADKAINNMTGEELSRLVSEKHSLSILKIGGCSNLGFLNLSSSSLNVLWLSDLCSLSESVISCPNMSELSLCFTQQSSECTDLVSLMDGLGRSCPNLRNLHISSIQLSNEAVSALEGANLRGLCMLSLILGSKMTDAAVASIVRSCASLELLDLSGSSISDSGVGMICKAFPHTLSRLLLALCPNITTCGIQAATAQLPLLQLMDCGMSLRSNLQNEKQGAYFGEINGRIRLCPKLPTLKKQPMRQKLIIKHDNLKKLSLWGCSAIDALYVKCPELIDLNLNTCTNLHPERLLLQCPNLKNVHAFGCQDMLIGAIKNQVLNEFAAAEPHLPCKRLADGSKRVQLSQFPQEQLPEDKIWIGFKRSECIVHLDS; this is encoded by the exons atgtcctcctcctcctcgctgcccgccaagccgcccccgccgccgcgccccaagACGCGGGGCAGCTACAACTGCGGCCGATGCGGCCAGCCCAAGAAGGGCCACGTCTGCAACCTCCCCTCCCCGGCcgccgccgacggcggcgccgcgcccccctccccgtcgccctcctcctccggcggggacacccgcctccgccgcgcccTCTCCTTCGACGAGCCCTCCTCCCCCGAGAAGAAGCCCAGGCCCGACCATGACGGCCGCACCATGGAGCTGGGCGGCCGGGCCGTGCCGGTGGACCTCGTCGTCGAGGTGCTGCGCCAGCTCGGCCCCAGGGGCGtcctcgacgccgccgccgtcaGCCGCGCCTGGCGCGACTGCGCCGACCGGGTCTGGCGCGTCGCCGAGGAGCTCCGCCTCCGCCCGGCCGCCGCCGGCCTCCTCGGCGCGCTGCTCCCCCGCTGCGCCGCGCTCTCGCGCCTCGTCCTCCACATGGAAAG TGCTGTTGATGCCACCATGCTGTCATGTCTTGCATTTTCCTGTTCAAGTTTGGAAACTCTGGAGATCACCATGGCCGACAAGGCAATCAACAATATGACTGG AGAGGAGCTAAGTCGACTTGTTTCAGAGAAGCATTCTCTCTCAATTCTCAAAATCGGTGGCTGCTCTAATCTTGGTTTTCTTAATCTAAGCTCTTCAAGCCTTAATGTTCTTTGGCTATCAGATCTTTGCTCCCTTTCGGAATCG GTCATAAGCTGCCCTAATATGAGCGAGCTCTCCCTGTGTTTCACACAACAAAGTTCGGAATGTACTGACCTGGTTAGTTTGATGGATGGCCTGGGCCGATCGTGCCCTAACTTAAGAAATTTGCACATATCATCAATTCAACTATCTAATGAAGCTGTGTCCGCTCTAGAGGGTGCCAACCTCAG GGGCTTGTGCATGCTATCCTTGATTCTCGGTTCAAAAATGACAGATGCAGCTGTTGCATCTATCGTCAGATCTTGTGCAAGCTTGGAATTGCTTGATTTAAGTGG ATCTAGCATCAGTGATAGTGGTGTTGGTATGATCTGCAAGGCGTTCCCTCATACTTTATCGAGGCTGCTCCTTGCTCTCTGCCCAAATATTACTACAT GTGGGATCCAGGCTGCAACAGCACAATTGCCACTTCTTCAGCTCATGGACTGTGGAATGAGCTTACGTTCTAACTTGCAGAATGAAAAACAGGGGGCTTATTTTGGTGAGATCAATGGAAGGATTAGATTGTGCCCAAAATTACCCACCTTAAAAAAGCAACCTATGCGCCAAAAGCTGATCATAAAGCATGATAATTTGAAGAAGCTCAGTCTATGGGGCTGTTCAGCAATAGAT GCTTTGTATGTGAAATGCCCAGAGTTGATTGATCTGAACCTCAACACTTGTACAAATCTACACCCAG AGCGGCTGCTACTTCAGTGCCCAAATCTGAAGAATGTACATGCATTTGGATGCCAAGATATGTTGATTGGTGCAATAAAAAACCAG